The Pseudomonas triclosanedens genome has a window encoding:
- the pdxA gene encoding 4-hydroxythreonine-4-phosphate dehydrogenase PdxA: MNSPRLFALTPGEPAGIGPDLCLLLSREAQPYPLVAIASHALLAERATQLGLDITLQKVGPGTWPNQPAAAGSLYVWDTPLAAPVEPGKLNPGNAAYVLETLTRAGQGCIDGHFAGMITAPVHKGVINESGIAFSGHTEFLADLTATAQVVMMLATRGLRVALVTTHLPLRQIADAITPERLERVTRILHADLRDKFGIANPRILVCGLNPHAGEGGHLGHEEIDVIEPTLERLRTEGMQLIGPLPADTLFTPKHLEHCDAVLAMYHDQGLPVLKYKGFGAAVNVTLGLPIIRTSVDHGTALDLAGTGRIDSGSLQVALETAYQMAEAGR; this comes from the coding sequence ATGAACAGCCCACGCCTCTTTGCCCTGACCCCCGGCGAACCCGCCGGCATCGGCCCCGACCTGTGCCTTCTGCTCTCGCGGGAAGCGCAGCCCTATCCGCTGGTGGCGATCGCCAGCCACGCGCTGCTGGCCGAACGCGCCACCCAGTTGGGACTGGACATCACGCTGCAGAAAGTCGGCCCGGGCACATGGCCCAACCAGCCGGCCGCAGCCGGTTCGCTGTACGTGTGGGACACCCCGCTGGCCGCGCCGGTGGAGCCCGGCAAGCTGAACCCCGGCAATGCCGCCTACGTGCTGGAAACCCTGACACGTGCCGGCCAGGGCTGCATTGATGGGCACTTCGCCGGCATGATCACTGCGCCGGTGCACAAGGGCGTCATCAATGAGTCCGGCATCGCCTTCTCCGGCCACACCGAATTCCTCGCCGACCTGACCGCCACCGCCCAGGTGGTGATGATGCTGGCCACCCGTGGTTTGCGCGTTGCCCTGGTGACCACTCATCTGCCGCTGCGGCAGATCGCCGATGCCATCACCCCGGAACGCCTCGAACGGGTCACCCGCATCCTCCACGCCGACCTTCGCGACAAGTTCGGCATAGCCAATCCGCGCATTCTGGTCTGCGGCCTGAACCCCCATGCCGGCGAGGGCGGGCACCTCGGCCACGAGGAAATCGATGTCATCGAGCCGACGCTGGAGCGCCTGCGCACGGAGGGCATGCAACTGATAGGCCCGCTGCCGGCCGATACCCTGTTCACCCCCAAGCATCTGGAGCACTGCGATGCGGTCCTTGCCATGTACCACGACCAGGGCCTTCCGGTGCTCAAGTACAAGGGTTTCGGCGCGGCAGTGAACGTGACGCTGGGCCTGCCGATCATCCGCACTTCGGTGGACCACGGCACCGCGCTGGACCTCGCCGGAACCGGCCGGATCGACAGCGGAAGCCTGCAGGTCGCACTGGAAACCGCCTACCAGATGGCCGAGGCCGGGCGCTGA
- a CDS encoding peptidylprolyl isomerase, whose product MKTMLCKALRPLMLGALLASSVVQAEVVPLDRVVAIVDNDVVMQSQLDQRLREVRQTIQKRGAPLPPEHVLTQQVLERLIIENIQLQIGDRSGIRITDEELNQAMGTIAQRNNMSLDQFRAALAHDGLSYDDAREQVRREMIISRVRQRRVAERIQVSEQEVQNFLASDMGKIQLSEEYRLANILIPVPDGASPETVQAAGRQATELYQQLKQGADFGQLAVSRSAGDNALEGGEIGWRKAAQLPSPFDSMIGTLAVGDVTEPVRTPGGYIILKLEEKRGGSKMLRDEVHVRHILLKPSEIRSEEETQRLAQKLYERIQAGESFGELAKKYSEDPGSKLNGGDLNWVDPESLVPEFREVMNNAPQGQVTKPFRSPFGWHVLEVLGRRATDSSDKFREQQAAQTLRARKYDEELQAWLRQIRDEAYVEIKL is encoded by the coding sequence GTGAAGACAATGCTATGTAAGGCCCTGCGCCCGCTGATGCTGGGCGCGCTGTTGGCAAGTTCCGTCGTACAGGCCGAAGTGGTTCCGCTGGATCGCGTGGTCGCCATCGTCGATAACGACGTGGTGATGCAGAGCCAGCTGGACCAGCGCCTGCGTGAAGTTCGCCAGACCATCCAGAAGCGTGGCGCCCCACTGCCGCCGGAACATGTCCTCACCCAGCAGGTGCTCGAGCGCCTGATCATCGAGAACATCCAGCTGCAGATCGGCGACCGTTCCGGCATCCGCATCACCGATGAGGAGCTGAACCAGGCCATGGGCACCATCGCCCAGCGCAACAACATGAGCCTGGATCAGTTCCGCGCAGCCCTCGCTCATGACGGCCTGTCCTACGACGACGCCCGCGAGCAGGTACGCCGCGAGATGATCATCAGCCGCGTACGCCAACGCCGTGTGGCCGAGCGTATCCAGGTCAGCGAGCAGGAAGTGCAGAACTTCCTGGCGTCCGACATGGGCAAGATCCAGCTCTCCGAAGAGTATCGCCTGGCCAATATCCTGATTCCGGTTCCCGATGGCGCTTCGCCCGAAACCGTGCAGGCCGCTGGCCGTCAGGCTACCGAGCTGTACCAGCAGCTCAAGCAGGGTGCGGATTTCGGCCAACTGGCGGTTTCCCGCTCGGCGGGCGACAACGCCCTGGAAGGCGGCGAAATCGGCTGGCGCAAGGCAGCCCAATTGCCCTCGCCGTTCGACAGCATGATCGGCACTCTGGCCGTGGGCGATGTCACCGAGCCAGTCCGTACGCCGGGTGGCTACATCATCCTCAAGCTGGAAGAAAAGCGCGGCGGCAGCAAGATGCTGCGTGACGAAGTGCACGTCCGCCACATCCTGCTCAAGCCCAGTGAAATTCGCAGCGAAGAAGAAACCCAGCGCCTGGCCCAGAAGCTCTACGAGCGCATTCAGGCTGGCGAGAGCTTCGGCGAACTGGCGAAGAAATACTCCGAAGATCCGGGCTCCAAACTCAACGGCGGCGACCTGAACTGGGTCGATCCGGAGTCGCTGGTACCGGAATTCCGCGAAGTGATGAACAACGCGCCGCAGGGCCAGGTCACCAAGCCGTTCCGCTCGCCGTTCGGCTGGCATGTCCTGGAAGTTCTGGGTCGCCGCGCCACGGACAGCAGCGACAAGTTCCGCGAGCAACAGGCCGCCCAGACCCTTCGCGCACGCAAATACGATGAAGAGCTGCAAGCCTGGCTGCGCCAGATCCGCGACGAAGCCTACGTCGAGATCAAGCTGTAA
- a CDS encoding LPS-assembly protein LptD, giving the protein MAVNFPVFRRKFPLLVTGSLLAIQPLASVTAAPGQQFACQPTASGSWDCSAQDSSSKIPRPQHGATSVSAGGSTVSASGQKSGSTSASAEEEPKQLVTQSGGRGLKSRSNDYSHLDWIPRDKLTSAQLAEIGPYCDGAYIEPIRPGMNDKTPNDEAPTYVSAKVSRYEQEKQIATLAGNVVLRQGSMQVEADEANLHQAENRGELVGNVKLRDNGALIVGDHAELQLDNGEAKIDNAEYVMHQAQVRGSALYAKRQEDAIIQLKDGTYTRCEPSSNAWYVKGNNIKLNPATGFGTATNATLRVKDIPVFYTPYIYFPIDDRRQSGFLPPSFASSSDTGFTLTTPYYFNLAPNYDATLYPHYMVKRGLLMEGEFRYLTHSSEGQFNAAYLNDKNDDRKDFPQYTDTRWLYGWKNVSGLDSRLLAQVDYTRISDPYYFQDLDTSLGIGAPTYVNQQGILTYRGDSYTARLNAQAYQLATVTDVTPYDRLPQLTLDGKLPFNPGGLDFTYGSELVRFDRDLDEGFYRRNDTDPTLYARPDTNIAGLARATGDRAHFEPGVSLPMSRSWGFLKPTVKAMYTKYDLDLDGKGKATLPSYINYETSPDRSLGLAKLDGGLYFDRDTTFAGTKFRQTLEPRAMYLYVPYENQNNLPTFDTGEFTFSYDSLWRENRFTGKDRIGDANQLSLGLGSRFIEDDGFERAYIAGGQIYYFSDRRVQLPGLTEDDLRASGAKNPDADTWRSPYALTGVYRFDHDWFVSSDYNWNPNTHHTDNGNLMFHYQPEADPRKVLNAGYRYRADSKRFNPNTGQFEYGSDEYKIEQHDFSFIWPVLPQWAAIGRWQFDYNNSRTLEAFGGFEYDSCCWKLRVINRYWVDYDDEEYITSTSKSDRGVFLQIILKGLGGVVGNQVEGFLDQGIQGYRQREDNAM; this is encoded by the coding sequence ATGGCAGTGAATTTCCCCGTGTTCCGTAGAAAATTCCCCTTGCTGGTGACCGGTAGCCTGTTGGCGATCCAGCCGCTCGCGTCCGTGACCGCGGCACCCGGTCAGCAATTCGCCTGCCAACCCACGGCCTCCGGCTCCTGGGATTGCTCGGCACAGGACAGCAGCAGCAAGATCCCGCGTCCGCAGCACGGCGCCACCTCCGTGAGCGCCGGCGGCAGCACCGTGTCCGCCAGCGGCCAGAAGTCCGGCAGCACATCCGCCTCAGCGGAGGAAGAGCCCAAGCAACTGGTCACTCAGTCCGGCGGCCGCGGCCTGAAGTCGCGTAGCAACGACTACAGCCACCTCGACTGGATTCCCCGCGACAAACTGACCTCGGCTCAGCTCGCGGAGATCGGCCCGTATTGCGACGGCGCCTACATCGAGCCGATCCGCCCGGGCATGAACGACAAGACGCCGAACGACGAGGCACCCACCTACGTCTCGGCGAAAGTGTCCCGCTACGAGCAGGAAAAGCAGATCGCCACCCTCGCGGGTAACGTGGTCCTGCGCCAGGGCAGCATGCAGGTGGAGGCCGACGAGGCCAACCTGCACCAGGCCGAGAACCGTGGCGAGCTGGTCGGCAACGTCAAGCTGCGCGACAACGGCGCCCTGATCGTCGGCGATCACGCCGAGCTACAACTGGACAACGGCGAAGCGAAGATCGACAACGCCGAATATGTCATGCACCAGGCGCAGGTACGCGGCAGCGCGCTGTACGCCAAGCGCCAGGAAGACGCGATCATCCAGCTCAAGGACGGCACCTACACCCGCTGCGAGCCCAGCAGCAACGCCTGGTACGTCAAGGGCAACAACATCAAGCTGAACCCGGCCACCGGTTTCGGCACCGCGACCAACGCGACCCTGCGGGTGAAGGACATTCCCGTCTTCTACACCCCCTACATCTACTTCCCGATCGACGACCGCCGCCAGTCCGGCTTCCTGCCGCCGTCGTTCGCGTCGTCCTCCGACACCGGCTTCACGCTGACCACGCCGTACTACTTCAACCTGGCGCCGAACTACGACGCCACGTTGTATCCGCACTACATGGTCAAGCGCGGCCTGCTGATGGAAGGCGAGTTCCGCTACCTGACCCACAGCAGCGAAGGCCAGTTCAACGCGGCCTACCTGAACGACAAGAACGACGACCGCAAGGACTTCCCACAGTACACCGATACCCGTTGGCTGTATGGCTGGAAGAACGTCAGCGGCCTGGATTCCCGCTTGCTGGCGCAGGTGGACTACACCCGCATCAGCGACCCGTACTACTTCCAGGACCTGGACACCTCGCTGGGCATCGGCGCGCCGACCTACGTGAACCAGCAGGGCATCCTGACTTACCGCGGCGACAGCTATACAGCCCGTCTGAACGCGCAAGCCTATCAACTGGCGACCGTGACCGACGTGACGCCATACGATCGCCTGCCGCAGCTCACCCTCGATGGCAAGCTGCCGTTCAACCCGGGCGGCCTCGACTTCACCTACGGCTCGGAACTGGTGCGCTTCGACCGCGACCTGGACGAAGGCTTCTATCGCCGCAACGACACCGACCCGACCCTGTACGCGCGCCCGGACACCAACATCGCCGGTCTCGCCCGTGCAACCGGCGACCGCGCGCACTTCGAGCCGGGCGTGAGCCTGCCGATGTCGCGCAGCTGGGGCTTCCTCAAGCCCACCGTCAAGGCGATGTACACCAAGTACGATCTGGACCTCGACGGCAAGGGCAAGGCCACGCTGCCGAGCTACATCAACTACGAGACCAGTCCGGACCGCTCGCTTGGCCTGGCCAAGCTGGACGGCGGCCTGTACTTCGACCGCGACACCACGTTCGCCGGCACCAAGTTCCGCCAGACTCTCGAACCGCGTGCGATGTACCTTTACGTCCCGTACGAGAATCAGAACAACCTGCCGACCTTCGACACCGGCGAGTTCACCTTCAGCTACGACTCGCTGTGGCGTGAGAACCGCTTCACCGGCAAGGACCGCATCGGCGACGCCAACCAGCTATCCCTTGGCCTGGGCTCGCGCTTCATCGAGGACGACGGTTTCGAGCGCGCCTACATTGCCGGCGGGCAGATCTACTACTTCAGCGATCGCCGTGTGCAGTTGCCCGGCCTGACCGAGGACGATCTGCGCGCCAGCGGTGCGAAGAACCCGGACGCCGATACCTGGCGCTCGCCGTACGCGCTGACCGGCGTGTACCGCTTCGACCACGACTGGTTCGTCAGCTCCGACTACAACTGGAACCCCAACACGCACCACACCGACAACGGCAACCTGATGTTCCACTATCAGCCGGAAGCCGATCCTCGCAAGGTGCTCAACGCCGGCTACCGCTATCGTGCGGACAGCAAGCGTTTCAACCCGAATACCGGGCAGTTCGAGTACGGCAGCGACGAGTACAAGATCGAACAGCACGACTTCTCGTTCATCTGGCCGGTACTGCCGCAGTGGGCCGCCATCGGCCGCTGGCAGTTCGACTACAACAACAGCCGTACGCTGGAGGCCTTCGGTGGCTTCGAGTACGACAGTTGCTGCTGGAAACTGCGCGTAATCAACCGCTACTGGGTCGACTACGACGACGAAGAGTACATCACTTCGACGTCCAAGTCCGACCGTGGCGTCTTCCTGCAAATCATCTTGAAAGGCCTTGGCGGCGTGGTTGGCAACCAGGTGGAAGGCTTCCTCGACCAAGGTATCCAGGGTTATCGTCAACGTGAAGACAATGCTATGTAA
- a CDS encoding aminoglycoside phosphotransferase family protein yields the protein MTQDARYQQMIRWLDLSLPAVFTAEGWGEVPEAGLTPASSDASFRRYFRWQGDGRSLIVMDAPPPQEDCRPFVKVAGLLAEAGVHVPKILAEDTEQGFLLLDDLGRQTYLDVLNQQNAEELFEDALDALIAFQQVDVAERLPAYDEALLRRELQLFPDWYLQRHLGVTLEGERLAAWERTCDLLVRSALEQPRVLVHRDYMPRNLMLSEPNPGVLDFQDAVYGPVTYDVTCLYKDAFLSWPEPRVHDGLSRYWRKAQAAGIPLPDRFEDFLRASDLMGAQRHLKVIGIFARICHRDGKPRYLGDVPRFFRYLENVIARRPELADLAGLLASLPNDETHPA from the coding sequence ATGACACAGGATGCCCGATACCAGCAGATGATCCGCTGGTTGGACTTGAGTTTGCCCGCAGTGTTCACCGCCGAAGGCTGGGGCGAGGTGCCCGAGGCCGGCCTGACGCCGGCCAGCAGCGATGCCAGTTTCCGCCGTTATTTCCGCTGGCAGGGCGATGGCCGCAGCCTGATCGTGATGGATGCGCCGCCGCCGCAGGAAGACTGCCGGCCCTTCGTCAAGGTTGCCGGCCTGCTGGCAGAGGCGGGCGTGCATGTGCCGAAGATTCTTGCTGAGGATACCGAGCAGGGCTTCCTGCTGCTCGACGATCTCGGGCGCCAGACCTACCTGGATGTGCTCAACCAGCAGAACGCAGAGGAACTGTTCGAAGATGCCCTCGACGCGCTGATTGCCTTCCAGCAGGTGGACGTCGCCGAGCGGCTGCCGGCCTACGACGAAGCCCTGCTGCGCCGCGAGCTGCAACTGTTCCCCGACTGGTATCTGCAACGCCATCTGGGCGTGACCCTGGAAGGCGAGCGGCTCGCGGCCTGGGAGCGCACCTGCGACCTGCTGGTGCGCAGCGCCCTGGAGCAACCACGGGTGCTGGTGCATCGCGACTACATGCCGCGCAACCTGATGCTCAGCGAGCCGAACCCCGGGGTACTCGATTTCCAGGACGCGGTCTACGGGCCGGTCACCTATGACGTTACCTGTCTATATAAGGATGCCTTCCTCAGTTGGCCGGAACCGCGCGTTCACGACGGCCTTTCGCGCTACTGGCGCAAGGCGCAAGCTGCCGGCATCCCGTTGCCCGATCGGTTCGAGGACTTCCTGCGCGCCAGCGACCTGATGGGCGCGCAACGCCACCTCAAGGTGATCGGCATCTTCGCGCGCATCTGCCACCGCGATGGCAAACCACGTTACCTGGGCGACGTCCCGCGATTCTTCCGCTATCTGGAAAACGTCATTGCCCGCCGCCCGGAACTGGCTGACCTCGCCGGGTTGCTGGCCAGCCTGCCCAACGACGAGACTCACCCCGCATGA
- the murU gene encoding N-acetylmuramate alpha-1-phosphate uridylyltransferase MurU, which yields MKAMILAAGKGERLRPLTLHTPKPLVCAGGVPLIEYQLQALRRAGFDQLVINHAWLGQQIEDHLGDGARLGVSIRYSPEGEPLETGGGIFRALPLLGDAPFVIANGDIWTDFDYAELHGALAGGDLAHLVLVDNPGHHARGDFHLSGGRVEDYREGEPSLTYSGIAILHPALFDGCEPTAFKLAPLLRQAMADGRVSGVHHRGRWIDVGTHERLAEVERQLAGA from the coding sequence ATGAAAGCCATGATTCTCGCAGCGGGCAAGGGCGAGCGCCTGCGTCCGTTGACCCTGCATACGCCCAAGCCGCTCGTGTGCGCGGGCGGTGTGCCGTTGATCGAGTACCAGTTGCAGGCGCTGCGGCGCGCGGGGTTTGACCAACTGGTGATCAACCATGCCTGGCTGGGCCAGCAGATCGAGGATCATCTCGGTGACGGCGCGCGGCTTGGTGTCAGCATTCGTTACTCGCCCGAAGGCGAGCCGCTGGAAACTGGCGGCGGCATCTTCCGTGCGCTGCCGTTGCTGGGCGATGCTCCCTTCGTGATCGCCAACGGCGATATCTGGACCGACTTCGACTACGCCGAGCTGCACGGCGCGCTGGCCGGAGGCGATCTTGCCCACCTGGTGCTGGTGGACAACCCCGGCCACCACGCGCGGGGGGACTTCCACCTGAGCGGTGGCCGGGTAGAGGACTACCGCGAGGGTGAGCCGAGTCTCACCTATAGTGGCATCGCGATCCTGCATCCGGCGTTGTTCGACGGCTGCGAGCCAACTGCCTTCAAGCTGGCGCCGCTGCTGCGCCAGGCGATGGCGGACGGTCGTGTCAGTGGCGTGCATCATCGTGGGCGCTGGATCGATGTCGGCACCCACGAGCGTCTGGCGGAAGTCGAGCGCCAGTTGGCGGGTGCCTGA
- a CDS encoding DnaJ domain-containing protein produces MFWPGTLVGVVAGWALASIPGAMLGAVLGQVLDRRLPVRSWRGLLEQLRGGPRVDDRELLFLLLGRLAKSRGRVMDAHIQQARAEMLRLRLDDAARRQAIDAFGRGKSGGELLDIGLRQRRGQDATAEGLLQACWRMAWAAGAPAATEKSLILQWGELLGVPRARILALAAGAEPPRAPVTPRESYTQALRLLGVAADAQPEDIKRAYRRLISLNHPDKLEGLGASPERIAAATEKTREIQAAYLLVRERRGFR; encoded by the coding sequence GTGTTCTGGCCGGGCACTCTGGTGGGTGTCGTCGCTGGCTGGGCGCTGGCGAGCATTCCCGGTGCGATGCTGGGCGCGGTGCTCGGCCAGGTGCTGGACCGGCGCCTGCCGGTGCGGTCCTGGCGCGGCCTGCTGGAGCAGTTGCGCGGCGGGCCGCGTGTCGATGACCGCGAGCTGCTGTTCCTGCTGCTCGGGCGCCTGGCCAAGAGCCGTGGCCGGGTGATGGACGCGCATATCCAGCAGGCGCGGGCGGAAATGCTCCGCCTGCGCCTCGATGACGCCGCTCGCCGCCAGGCGATCGACGCCTTCGGGCGTGGCAAGAGCGGTGGCGAATTGCTGGACATCGGCCTGCGCCAGCGGCGCGGCCAGGACGCCACGGCCGAAGGCTTGCTGCAGGCCTGCTGGCGGATGGCCTGGGCGGCCGGGGCGCCAGCGGCCACCGAGAAGAGCCTGATCCTGCAATGGGGCGAGCTGCTGGGGGTGCCCAGGGCGCGAATCCTGGCGCTTGCAGCCGGTGCCGAACCGCCGCGCGCGCCTGTTACCCCCCGCGAGTCGTATACCCAGGCGCTGCGCCTGCTGGGCGTTGCAGCGGATGCGCAGCCGGAGGATATCAAGCGTGCTTATCGTCGCCTGATCAGTCTCAATCACCCCGACAAGCTGGAGGGGCTGGGCGCCAGCCCCGAGCGAATTGCCGCGGCCACCGAAAAGACCCGCGAGATCCAGGCTGCCTACCTGTTGGTGCGCGAGCGCCGTGGCTTCCGCTGA
- a CDS encoding alpha/beta hydrolase family protein, with protein sequence MPHLPRPTLLALCLTLGLSPLQAALAEDARPATEEKPAAAPALRPDVSERSQDEAWGLSRQLPEHERQMLQAGDESFLALWLPANRADAEGVVILVPGDGESADWPVAIAPLRRKLPDAGWQTLSMTLPDPQSTAPVPRPVESPDRASADTDASATDSASKPEVTGSAGSATPTPESTAEAGSAEPAQASPEETPPTPTDPVALRKAHAERVLARIQAAVELAEQHKPKTIVLLGHGTGAYWASRYLGERTPTDIRNLVMVAAEMPRDFQPSLEDSVPLLNLATGDFYYKDNPADREAARLRLQASKRQKSPNYVQIGMKALPADLASEQDQLYRRVRGWLSMHLEPIERP encoded by the coding sequence ATGCCGCATTTGCCCCGCCCCACCCTGCTTGCCCTGTGCCTGACGCTCGGGCTGTCGCCCTTGCAGGCGGCGCTGGCTGAAGACGCCAGACCCGCCACCGAGGAAAAGCCCGCGGCCGCGCCGGCGCTGCGTCCGGACGTGAGCGAGCGCAGCCAGGACGAAGCCTGGGGACTATCGCGCCAGTTGCCGGAACACGAGCGGCAGATGCTGCAGGCAGGCGACGAAAGCTTCCTCGCCCTCTGGCTCCCGGCCAACCGCGCAGACGCCGAAGGCGTGGTGATCCTGGTGCCTGGTGACGGCGAAAGCGCCGACTGGCCGGTAGCGATCGCCCCCCTGCGGCGCAAGCTGCCGGACGCCGGCTGGCAGACCCTGAGCATGACCCTGCCCGACCCGCAGAGCACCGCACCGGTGCCGCGCCCAGTGGAATCTCCCGACAGGGCCAGCGCCGATACTGATGCCAGTGCCACCGACAGTGCCAGCAAGCCTGAGGTCACCGGCAGCGCGGGTAGCGCCACGCCAACGCCGGAGAGCACCGCCGAAGCCGGTAGCGCGGAACCGGCCCAGGCCAGCCCCGAGGAAACCCCGCCGACACCGACCGACCCGGTCGCCCTGCGCAAGGCGCATGCAGAGCGCGTGCTGGCGCGCATCCAGGCTGCCGTCGAGCTGGCCGAACAGCACAAGCCAAAAACCATCGTCCTGCTGGGCCACGGCACCGGCGCCTATTGGGCCAGCCGTTACCTGGGCGAGCGCACGCCTACCGATATCAGGAACCTGGTGATGGTGGCGGCGGAAATGCCCCGCGACTTCCAGCCGTCGCTGGAAGACAGCGTGCCACTGCTCAACCTCGCCACTGGCGACTTCTACTACAAGGACAATCCGGCCGATCGCGAGGCGGCCCGCCTGCGGCTACAGGCCAGCAAGCGGCAGAAGTCGCCCAACTACGTGCAGATAGGCATGAAGGCCCTGCCCGCCGACCTCGCCAGCGAACAGGACCAGCTCTACCGCCGCGTGCGCGGCTGGCTGTCGATGCACCTGGAGCCCATCGAGCGCCCCTGA